A genomic window from Cutibacterium acnes includes:
- a CDS encoding polysaccharide deacetylase family protein — protein MTSTSFRKPSDISIKVPTITTARNLSQAIEVVRERTLRGAAWDSATKVTMTGHFISSTTDLLGVELQAEVTKGKTTSQSTTTLWYDATMKQTLSASALISWPGWPKFSQEVVKSAHADGLNGKKAEAALQQPQAPYGTGPALSFDSKGDLLVKFPAGAIDSVQRTVLIDSKAVSPTLSGLGQKALGASLHPTSFTGTPSTDATWFTKLKTSPKPADSPNTRPLPGDPATKTSSTPTHPSTAIGVDCIVENCVALTYDDGPADTTAKVIDGFTHAKAAATFFLLGTNVDNHPDTSTLLAGSGFEVGSHSASNRTLTTLGPRGRTAEITDAVNALSKLTGRPTMLFRLPYGAHNEQIDAAMAKQNLAMVNWTADSNDWQNRNAGKITKTVTEYATTYTQPIIVLHDTYSSTADATSGIIEALRHKGMTLVTVSELTVNTGGLETGKVYCRGTAVNQNGFGCHN, from the coding sequence ATGACATCAACGTCCTTCCGCAAGCCGTCAGACATTTCCATCAAGGTCCCAACTATCACCACCGCCCGTAATCTCAGCCAGGCCATCGAGGTCGTCCGTGAGCGCACCCTACGCGGCGCTGCATGGGATTCGGCTACGAAGGTCACTATGACCGGCCATTTCATCTCCTCGACAACTGACCTACTTGGGGTCGAGTTGCAGGCTGAAGTGACGAAGGGCAAAACAACCTCTCAGTCCACAACGACGTTGTGGTACGACGCCACAATGAAACAAACCCTGTCAGCGAGCGCCCTCATCTCGTGGCCCGGTTGGCCAAAGTTCAGCCAGGAAGTTGTTAAATCTGCCCATGCCGATGGCCTCAACGGCAAGAAGGCTGAGGCGGCCCTCCAGCAACCGCAAGCCCCCTATGGCACCGGACCTGCACTGTCATTTGACTCCAAGGGGGACCTGCTTGTGAAGTTCCCGGCGGGAGCTATCGATAGCGTTCAACGTACTGTTCTCATCGATTCCAAGGCCGTCTCTCCGACGCTCAGTGGGCTCGGCCAGAAGGCCCTCGGCGCCTCACTACACCCGACGTCGTTCACCGGTACCCCGTCAACGGATGCGACATGGTTTACCAAACTCAAGACGAGCCCGAAACCAGCAGATTCTCCGAACACCAGGCCCCTCCCGGGCGACCCGGCCACCAAAACGAGCAGCACACCGACCCACCCCTCAACGGCAATTGGTGTCGACTGCATCGTCGAAAACTGTGTGGCCCTGACCTATGACGACGGACCCGCTGATACTACTGCGAAGGTCATTGATGGTTTCACTCACGCGAAAGCCGCCGCCACCTTCTTCCTGCTCGGGACCAACGTTGACAACCACCCAGACACCTCCACCTTGCTGGCCGGCTCCGGTTTCGAGGTTGGCAGTCACTCGGCCAGCAACCGAACTCTGACGACACTCGGGCCTCGGGGCCGCACAGCTGAGATCACCGATGCCGTCAATGCCCTAAGTAAGCTCACTGGACGACCGACGATGCTCTTCCGTCTGCCGTATGGTGCGCACAACGAGCAGATCGATGCCGCGATGGCCAAACAGAATCTGGCCATGGTCAACTGGACCGCCGATTCCAATGACTGGCAGAACCGTAACGCCGGCAAGATCACCAAGACGGTGACCGAGTACGCCACGACCTACACCCAGCCGATCATCGTGCTGCACGACACCTATTCGTCAACCGCCGACGCGACCAGCGGGATAATCGAAGCGCTCCGTCACAAGGGCATGACACTCGTCACCGTCTCTGAGTTGACCGTCAATACTGGTGGCCTCGAAACCGGCAAAGTTTACTGCCGTGGTACTGCCGTCAACCAGAATGGCTTCGGCTGTCACAACTGA
- the murJ gene encoding murein biosynthesis integral membrane protein MurJ — MLKARPSSTPGPAVKATMPESHDDDVYDLLRLPEAAPPVDVYDSLDIDAVTFGADVSRRSLRRFGADEDFDRTRVISGVITSPATSAAPEAPAEGSLRRASIVMAAGTMVSRILGFVRTYLLTVIAAGTSLTLDAFQAANTLPNVVFILLSAGVLNAILIPQITRAMKQPDGGQEFVDRLLTVSFASVLVVTTVATLASPWLLDLYFSSSGATRHLTIFFGFICMPQIFFYGLYAILGQVLNARNQFAAFMWSPVLANVIQIAGLVWFLVQFGAHPDPATWTPEMVWVLAGTTTLGIIIQGLFLIIPLHRGGFRWRPRWGIRGYGLGAAARITVWTFTALVIAQFAGIIMKKMLSHVRLVHPEVSSSISAYDNAFLIFMLPQSFITTSILTALFPRMSRANADGSNSAMKKLLRQGLEMPALAIIPCSLAMVVLARPGVQTVFSLEPGQVGSLARAVAVMGVGLLPFGIATLQQRYCFAREDGKLNLIMQAVTTGVQLIILVTMFVFPPQHALVVVAAAQTIANLVGAVAWLVVASRQLGGIGMGEVNRLWTKLAVASIVAAVPTYLVAHGIDAAGHGAWVGHAGGTLIGGVLFVALFLVLAKILRIVEVLDLLNPMLRKVMRRS; from the coding sequence ACCTTCTCCGTCTTCCGGAGGCTGCCCCGCCAGTAGACGTTTATGACAGCCTCGACATTGACGCCGTCACTTTCGGTGCCGATGTTTCTCGCCGTAGCCTGAGGCGGTTTGGCGCCGACGAGGACTTCGATCGCACCCGGGTTATCTCCGGGGTCATCACCTCCCCAGCAACGTCGGCTGCCCCCGAGGCTCCTGCTGAGGGGTCGTTGCGTCGCGCCAGCATCGTCATGGCTGCCGGCACGATGGTGTCGAGGATTCTGGGATTCGTCCGCACATACTTGCTCACCGTCATTGCGGCTGGTACTTCATTAACCCTCGACGCTTTCCAGGCCGCTAACACCCTGCCAAATGTTGTGTTCATCCTGCTCAGTGCGGGAGTACTCAATGCCATCCTTATTCCGCAGATCACCAGGGCCATGAAGCAGCCAGACGGTGGTCAAGAGTTCGTCGATCGATTGCTGACGGTGTCGTTCGCGTCAGTGCTCGTCGTTACCACTGTGGCGACGTTGGCCTCGCCATGGCTCTTGGATCTCTATTTCTCATCGAGTGGGGCGACTCGTCACCTCACCATTTTCTTCGGGTTTATATGCATGCCGCAGATCTTCTTCTACGGTCTCTACGCGATCCTCGGCCAGGTACTTAACGCACGCAACCAATTTGCTGCTTTCATGTGGAGTCCGGTGCTGGCGAACGTCATTCAGATTGCCGGACTGGTGTGGTTCCTGGTGCAATTCGGAGCCCATCCTGACCCCGCTACCTGGACCCCTGAGATGGTGTGGGTATTGGCCGGAACGACGACCTTGGGCATCATCATCCAGGGCTTGTTCCTCATCATCCCGTTGCATCGCGGCGGGTTCCGGTGGCGTCCTCGCTGGGGAATCCGCGGCTACGGTCTGGGAGCTGCCGCGCGTATCACGGTGTGGACCTTCACCGCACTGGTCATCGCTCAGTTCGCCGGCATCATCATGAAGAAGATGCTGTCCCACGTACGCCTGGTGCACCCGGAGGTGTCGTCGTCGATTAGTGCCTACGACAACGCCTTCCTGATCTTTATGCTGCCGCAGAGCTTCATCACGACGTCAATTCTTACTGCACTCTTCCCACGAATGAGCCGGGCTAATGCCGACGGCAGCAATTCCGCCATGAAAAAGCTGCTGCGTCAGGGATTGGAAATGCCAGCCCTAGCGATCATCCCATGTTCGCTGGCGATGGTCGTGCTGGCCCGCCCCGGCGTGCAGACAGTGTTCTCGCTGGAACCTGGTCAGGTCGGGTCGTTGGCACGAGCCGTGGCGGTCATGGGGGTGGGCCTGCTGCCCTTCGGTATCGCTACCCTGCAGCAGCGCTACTGCTTCGCCCGCGAGGACGGCAAGCTCAACCTCATCATGCAGGCGGTTACTACGGGCGTCCAGCTCATCATCTTGGTGACGATGTTCGTCTTTCCGCCTCAGCATGCCCTTGTCGTCGTGGCGGCTGCTCAGACCATTGCCAACCTTGTTGGAGCGGTGGCGTGGCTGGTGGTGGCTTCTCGCCAGCTCGGCGGTATTGGCATGGGAGAGGTTAACCGACTGTGGACCAAGCTCGCTGTGGCCTCGATCGTTGCTGCGGTTCCGACATACCTCGTCGCTCATGGGATCGACGCTGCGGGTCATGGCGCGTGGGTCGGTCACGCTGGCGGTACCTTGATCGGCGGGGTGCTGTTCGTTGCCCTATTCCTCGTCCTGGCGAAGATATTGCGCATTGTCGAGGTCTTGGACTTGCTGAATCCTATGTTGCGTAAGGTGATGCGCCGGAGCTAA
- a CDS encoding polysaccharide deacetylase family protein, with the protein MLPKPNLPLRVTAVALTTCLALSACSSHSDVKNPSQSGSSSTAGVSNATLAKIPAAQAGATDITFNAAPEKVKAIFPRFAKARNLSTAVEVVKGRMLRDSWQQNASDVNVTSQIIASNDAALGVLVTNQTTIAGKKQTIPATIWYSTAAQQSYSSPALVKPDKWADLTTALQDAGKDQSLDGGKIAAAVKAKSAPYGSGPALGFSHNGDLLASFASGVVTDKAVTLVVPSDKTKGMLSNFGTQAQKASTNPGTFTGTTSQPVDESLKATDTSGRPPTAVGPDCRVLHCVAVTYDDGPSAMTPELLNTIKKFKLSITFFEMGNSIMAFPNTAQKVAAAGMEIGNHTVTHPNLPAKTPDRIRRELEHNSQLIKQFTGATPLLFRPPYGAHNDTVDKVAKDNGMAIIQWQIDSEDWKNRNPEMTYKNVMTALPYTAPIVLEHDIQKASIDAAPQIYKDLEAKGKTIVSVSELSLNTGGYQAGHAYCNGTVKPQSGYNCKG; encoded by the coding sequence ATGTTGCCGAAACCTAACCTTCCTCTGCGGGTCACAGCCGTCGCACTCACGACCTGCCTAGCGCTCAGCGCCTGCTCCTCCCATAGCGATGTGAAGAACCCCAGCCAGTCCGGCAGTTCCTCCACTGCTGGCGTATCAAACGCCACCTTGGCGAAGATTCCAGCCGCTCAGGCCGGGGCAACGGACATCACCTTCAATGCCGCCCCCGAGAAGGTCAAGGCCATCTTCCCGCGCTTCGCAAAGGCGCGGAACCTCAGCACCGCAGTAGAGGTCGTCAAAGGGCGCATGCTGCGCGATTCCTGGCAGCAAAACGCTTCTGACGTCAACGTCACCTCCCAGATCATTGCCTCCAATGACGCCGCATTGGGCGTGCTGGTGACCAACCAGACCACTATCGCCGGTAAGAAGCAGACGATTCCGGCCACCATCTGGTACTCGACCGCAGCCCAGCAGTCATACTCCTCTCCCGCCCTCGTCAAGCCCGACAAATGGGCTGACCTGACGACAGCGCTGCAGGATGCTGGCAAGGATCAGTCCCTCGACGGCGGAAAAATTGCCGCGGCCGTCAAGGCGAAATCGGCCCCGTATGGCAGCGGCCCCGCCCTCGGTTTTAGCCACAACGGTGACCTCTTGGCCAGCTTTGCCTCGGGAGTCGTCACCGATAAGGCCGTCACCCTCGTCGTTCCCAGCGACAAAACGAAGGGAATGCTCAGCAACTTCGGCACCCAGGCTCAGAAAGCCTCAACAAATCCCGGCACGTTCACTGGAACTACCTCCCAGCCCGTAGATGAGTCCCTCAAAGCCACGGACACGAGTGGTCGCCCACCAACAGCCGTCGGCCCGGACTGTCGGGTACTGCACTGCGTCGCAGTCACCTATGACGATGGCCCCAGCGCCATGACCCCAGAACTTCTCAACACCATCAAGAAGTTCAAGTTGTCGATCACCTTCTTCGAGATGGGCAACAGCATCATGGCCTTCCCAAATACGGCCCAGAAGGTGGCTGCCGCCGGCATGGAGATCGGCAACCACACAGTCACCCACCCGAATCTTCCGGCGAAGACCCCGGATCGCATCCGTCGTGAACTGGAGCACAACTCGCAGCTCATTAAGCAGTTCACCGGGGCCACTCCGCTGTTGTTCCGCCCACCCTATGGCGCTCACAACGACACTGTTGACAAGGTCGCCAAGGACAATGGCATGGCAATCATTCAGTGGCAGATTGACAGCGAAGACTGGAAGAACCGCAACCCTGAGATGACGTATAAGAACGTCATGACCGCGCTGCCGTACACCGCACCTATCGTCCTTGAACACGACATCCAGAAGGCATCAATCGACGCCGCCCCGCAGATCTATAAGGATCTTGAAGCAAAGGGCAAGACCATCGTCAGCGTCAGTGAACTGTCCCTCAACACCGGGGGTTACCAGGCCGGTCACGCTTACTGCAATGGAACGGTCAAGCCACAAAGCGGCTATAACTGCAAAGGATGA
- a CDS encoding membrane protein: MLSFLAAAFALGIAGFDPLGSLVLLAALGLGVRRRGVVTLLVTSVGTSAGFGIAGVLGLGALLTRLGVHGFHVPHVVWVCLVTVLGVVFVAWAAWRSRPGAPTKDFGGDTSAAPRSTAPRALAVSGLLVGLSSLIDPAFWAMLVHAAHLPHQSWAVVESLIWVACSHSLLIVLVIAYLIGGPDRVASMVTGIRESHAVAVRRGISALLAAFGILLLADVIGVVATGQWFFEI, translated from the coding sequence GTGCTGTCTTTCCTCGCTGCGGCTTTCGCCCTCGGTATCGCCGGATTCGATCCGTTGGGGTCCCTGGTGCTGTTGGCAGCACTCGGGCTCGGGGTCAGGCGGCGCGGGGTCGTGACTCTCCTCGTCACCTCGGTAGGGACCTCCGCTGGTTTTGGGATTGCCGGGGTGCTTGGTCTGGGAGCGCTGCTTACTCGGTTGGGCGTCCATGGGTTCCACGTCCCCCACGTGGTGTGGGTGTGCCTCGTGACCGTCCTTGGTGTGGTGTTTGTTGCCTGGGCGGCGTGGCGATCGCGTCCGGGTGCGCCGACGAAGGATTTCGGGGGGGATACTTCTGCAGCGCCACGCTCGACGGCGCCTCGAGCTCTGGCTGTCAGCGGTCTTCTCGTAGGACTGTCGTCCCTCATCGACCCAGCGTTCTGGGCGATGCTGGTACACGCTGCTCATCTTCCGCATCAGAGCTGGGCTGTCGTCGAATCGCTAATTTGGGTCGCCTGTAGCCATAGTCTGCTGATTGTCCTGGTGATCGCGTATCTCATTGGCGGACCAGATCGTGTCGCCAGCATGGTGACGGGTATTCGAGAAAGTCACGCGGTGGCAGTCCGCCGCGGTATCTCAGCTCTTCTGGCAGCCTTCGGTATTCTTCTGCTGGCCGATGTCATTGGCGTTGTGGCCACGGGGCAGTGGTTCTTCGAGATTTAA
- a CDS encoding TIGR03943 family putative permease subunit — MRIRPGARTAVEGLTLLACAALGFYLLLSGRVHLFVGTIITTLLWVACPVLTVMGLWTLAHAVRHPNTTGHHRARIGLLIVAPVALGLFVPLEPLTLLGAASYRPAVRGTSSSPAHSSSWNNGLPAAPTSISPVAIDPKTGKTVGGYDNGGDNIGSDRNGPMGPPPAQWPALKGNPAELTIYDYVQRADDPRGIATLKGRKLTMIGFVSAAPEDPAHAWVLARLKMWCCVADALPFMTTMVGASSRPTGGSWIRVTGTYLPSSPNGDTRFRVERIDQIPVPENPYI, encoded by the coding sequence ATGAGGATCCGACCGGGGGCGCGCACGGCTGTAGAAGGTCTCACTCTGCTGGCCTGTGCTGCGCTGGGGTTCTACCTGCTGCTCAGTGGCCGCGTTCACCTGTTCGTCGGCACCATCATCACGACCCTGCTGTGGGTTGCGTGTCCGGTCCTGACGGTCATGGGCTTGTGGACCCTGGCCCACGCGGTTCGTCACCCGAATACCACAGGGCATCATCGTGCTCGGATCGGACTACTTATCGTTGCCCCTGTCGCCCTGGGATTATTCGTCCCGCTAGAGCCACTAACCCTGCTCGGAGCGGCGAGTTACCGTCCCGCAGTGCGGGGCACCTCGTCATCTCCGGCTCACTCGAGCTCGTGGAATAACGGTTTACCGGCGGCTCCTACGTCGATATCCCCGGTAGCTATCGACCCCAAGACCGGAAAAACCGTCGGCGGATACGACAACGGCGGCGACAACATCGGGTCTGACCGCAACGGCCCTATGGGTCCACCACCGGCCCAATGGCCCGCTCTCAAAGGCAATCCGGCTGAACTCACCATCTACGACTACGTGCAACGGGCTGATGATCCCCGCGGTATCGCCACGCTTAAAGGCAGAAAATTGACGATGATCGGCTTCGTCAGTGCCGCCCCAGAAGACCCAGCTCATGCCTGGGTGCTGGCCCGACTCAAAATGTGGTGCTGCGTGGCCGACGCACTGCCGTTCATGACGACGATGGTGGGAGCCTCGTCTCGTCCCACCGGCGGTTCGTGGATCCGCGTCACCGGCACGTACCTGCCTAGTTCCCCCAACGGCGACACTCGCTTCAGGGTGGAACGCATCGACCAGATCCCGGTACCGGAGAACCCGTATATATGA
- a CDS encoding alpha/beta hydrolase, with the protein MVHGAAEHSGRYDYLAKRLNDAGYSTYRFDHRGHGRSARPYVDNAIPRGHIDDWSNLVNDVHQFVQIAHQENAGKKVFLFGHSMGSFAVQSYGAKYPGTVAGIVSNGGGIAVNPWGRDTEGPEKVTAHDLTDAEKNAAPTISQLLPMDKLTSFNGILLTQAVRHPKAIHLPSTAAEAFIQFKNPLANGVCTDPAVIEDYKKDPLNNKYISLGMVKQMGVAQVYNTFNAPSFSEPTLIMHGANDGIVPSYFDVNWYNAIGSKDKKIIEWEGLMHETINEPVKDQVDDTIINWINAHNK; encoded by the coding sequence ATCGTCCACGGCGCAGCTGAACACTCCGGCCGCTATGACTACCTGGCTAAGCGTCTCAACGACGCCGGCTACTCAACCTACCGCTTCGATCACCGCGGGCATGGTCGTAGCGCGCGCCCATACGTCGACAACGCCATCCCACGTGGCCACATCGACGATTGGAGCAACCTCGTCAACGACGTGCACCAGTTCGTGCAAATCGCCCACCAGGAAAACGCCGGCAAAAAGGTGTTCCTCTTCGGGCACTCCATGGGTAGTTTCGCCGTCCAATCCTACGGCGCTAAGTACCCGGGAACCGTTGCCGGCATCGTGAGCAACGGTGGTGGCATTGCCGTCAACCCATGGGGCCGCGACACCGAAGGGCCGGAGAAGGTCACCGCACACGACCTCACCGACGCCGAGAAGAACGCCGCACCCACGATCAGCCAACTCCTGCCGATGGATAAGCTCACCAGCTTTAACGGCATCCTGCTGACCCAAGCGGTGCGCCATCCCAAGGCCATCCACCTGCCCTCGACCGCCGCCGAGGCCTTCATCCAGTTCAAGAACCCGCTGGCGAACGGCGTTTGCACCGACCCGGCCGTCATCGAGGACTACAAGAAGGATCCCCTCAACAACAAGTACATAAGCCTCGGCATGGTCAAGCAGATGGGCGTCGCACAGGTGTACAACACCTTTAACGCTCCATCCTTTAGCGAGCCGACCCTTATCATGCACGGCGCCAACGACGGCATCGTCCCCTCGTACTTCGACGTCAACTGGTACAACGCCATTGGCTCTAAGGACAAGAAGATCATCGAGTGGGAAGGTCTGATGCACGAGACCATCAACGAGCCCGTCAAAGATCAGGTCGACGATACGATCATCAACTGGATTAACGCTCACAACAAGTGA
- a CDS encoding permease: protein MSELPPQVNAWLVIFIGIWLQAVPFLLLGTIISSTLTAFLKPQALARFLPRQTALAVVVAGLAGIALPACECASVPTTKSLVRAGVPTAAALTFMVASPAINPVVIAATAVAYTVNPRMAVARFIAGLLAAVLIGLGWIWLGRPLRGVDDGSPGSACEEACGLHDHQPRTMSAMAETFRSELTHDFIQSCGFLVIGAAIAATVKVCVPIAWMQALTINVVVEAAVLSLLAVIVALCSEADAFMAVSLTSFSPTAQLAFLAIGPIVDVKLMAMEGGAFGAGFLKRFVPLATCCCFVSAILIGALIFSS, encoded by the coding sequence ATGAGCGAGCTGCCTCCCCAGGTAAATGCCTGGCTCGTGATCTTCATCGGTATCTGGCTACAGGCCGTACCCTTCCTGCTCTTGGGAACGATCATCTCATCGACCCTAACAGCCTTCCTCAAACCGCAAGCTCTGGCCCGTTTCCTGCCACGTCAAACTGCCTTGGCCGTAGTGGTCGCGGGGCTTGCCGGCATCGCCCTTCCCGCCTGCGAGTGCGCCTCGGTGCCCACCACCAAGTCCTTGGTCAGGGCAGGCGTACCGACAGCCGCAGCCCTCACCTTTATGGTGGCTTCCCCGGCCATCAATCCGGTCGTCATAGCAGCCACCGCGGTTGCCTACACCGTCAATCCTCGGATGGCTGTAGCGCGGTTCATCGCCGGATTGTTGGCCGCCGTCCTCATTGGTTTGGGGTGGATCTGGCTAGGGCGTCCTCTCCGCGGGGTTGATGACGGCTCCCCGGGATCTGCCTGCGAGGAGGCCTGCGGACTACATGACCACCAACCGCGCACCATGTCCGCAATGGCCGAGACCTTCCGCAGCGAGCTAACTCACGATTTCATCCAATCCTGCGGCTTCCTCGTCATTGGTGCGGCGATCGCTGCCACCGTCAAGGTCTGTGTTCCGATCGCCTGGATGCAGGCTTTGACGATCAACGTTGTAGTGGAGGCAGCAGTATTGAGCCTGCTAGCCGTCATCGTCGCCCTGTGCTCAGAAGCCGACGCCTTCATGGCTGTTTCTCTGACGAGTTTCTCCCCCACCGCCCAGCTGGCCTTCCTGGCGATCGGACCGATCGTTGACGTCAAGCTGATGGCTATGGAGGGCGGGGCCTTTGGTGCTGGGTTCCTTAAACGGTTCGTCCCGCTGGCAACGTGCTGCTGCTTCGTCTCAGCAATCCTCATTGGTGCTCTCATCTTTTCCTCATAG